The segment AATTTGGGAGATTCTGAatgtgtcaaagaggttaagatcagcacCCACCTGAATGAAACATAGAAGGAGAGCCTGGTTCATTTGCTTGCCGAATACAGTGATGTGTTTGTTTGGGAAGTCGGTGATATGCAGGGATTGAGTACcgatgtcgtatctcataagctACCTATCAACCCAGGGTTCGAGCCAGTGAAGCAAAAGACTCGATAATTCAAGCCTGAActgagtttgaagattaaggaAGAAATCACCAAGCAAATAGAGTCTCGATTGGTGGAAGTAACACAATATCCATTCTGGTTGGGCAACGTCGTTTCAGTCGCCAAGAAGGACGGGaaaatcaggatttgtgttgattatagagatctcaacaaggctAGTCCGAAGGATTATTTTCCATTGCAAAATATCCATATTTTGATTGACAACTGtgccaaacatgagatgcagtcatttgtggactGTTACGTAGGTTATCAACAaattttgatggatgaagaagacgtGGAAAAAATGGCTTTCATTAcaccttggggtgtatatcaCTACAGGTTAAAGTCGTTCGGCCTCAAGAACACCGGTGCCACATACATGAGAGCCATGAAGACTATTGTCCATGACATGATTCATAGGGAGATTGAAGTGTACGTGGATGACGTCATAATCAAATCCCATGAGAGTTCAGATCACCTGACACATCTGAAAAATTCTTTGAACGCCTGCGTCGCTATAACTTGAAGTTAAATCTCGCCAAATGCGCTTTTGGAGTTCCAGCGGGgaagttgttgggatttatagtcaCCAGAAGGGTTATTGAGCTTGACCCCTCCAAgattaaagcaattcaagagttacctctgctgaaaatgagaaaagaggtgatgagtttcttagggaggttaaactatatcagcCGGTTTATAGCACAATCAACAGTGGTGTGTGAGCCTATTTTCAAGTTGCTGAAGAAAGACGCCCCAACTATTGGATGCTATCAAGAGCTACTTCTCTAACCCACCGGTATTGGCTCCtccgcgagaagggagtcctttgttgctGTATTTGTCTGTTTCATATAGTGCCTTCGGAtgtgtacttggtcaacacgacgagacagGAAAGAAGGAAAAGGCTATCTACTATATAAGCAAGAAGTTTACTCCGTATGAGTCTCGTTACACTTTGCTGGAGAGAACATGCTGTGCTCTGACGTGTATTGCCAGAAATTGAGACACTATTTGTCTTCGTATACTACATATCTCATTTCCAGAATGGATCCATTGAAGTACATTTTCCAAAAAGTGATGCCGACCGGAAAGTTAGCTAAATGGAAAAtgttgttgagtgagtttgatatCGTATATGTGACTTAGAAGGCAATAAAGGCAcaagctttggctgatcatcttgcagaaaccgtggatgaagaatatgaaccacttatgacttattttcacgatgaagagGTGTCGTTTGTGGGTTAAGATATTTCTGAAGCATACCTAGGTTGGAGGTTATTCTTTGACGGAGCGGCAAATCACCAAGGTAAAGGTATTGGAGCAGTCTTAGTAtcagaatctggtcagcactatcctatgGAAGCTAAGCTTCGATTTaattgcacaaacaacatggaAGAATACGAAGCTTATATTTTTGGTTTGGAAATGGCCATTGACATGAATGTTTATGAGTTATTGTTCATTGGAGATTCAGACCTTTTGATTCATCAGGTACAAGGTgaatgggctgtgaagaacccGAAAATTATACCTTATGTACAGTATGTGCAAAATCTATGCAAAAGGTTTCGCAAGATtgagttcagacatactcccagaatacagaatgaattagtcgatgctcttgccaccatccCTTCGATGATCAAACATCTGGATACTGATTACATCGACTAGCTGGATATAGAGTTGAAGGAACATCTagtccattgttcacatgttGAATCAGAACCAGACGGTTTGCCCTGGTATTTTGACATAAAGAGATATTTGGAGTCTAGGACTTATCCCAAAGACCCTACATCTAATCAGAAGAAGTCGATACGCCGTATTTCTCTCAATTTCTTCCTAAGTGGAGAAGTCCTAtataggaggactccagatttaGGTCTTCTGAGATGTGTGGATGTTGTTAAAGCTGTGAGGCTTATTGAACAAATACATGCCGGAATTTGTGGTACACATATGAATGGGATCACTTTGGCATGAAAGATCCTACAAGCCGGgtatttctggatgactatggagaatgattgttgcaaattcgtgcaaaaatgccacagatgtcaagtgcacggtgaTTTGATACGGGTGCCACCTCACGAGCTTAATGCTATGAgctcaccttggccatttgtagcttggggaatggatgtcatcggtcctaTAGAACCAGCAgcttctaatggacacagattcatCTTAGTTGCCATTGATTATCTCacaaagtgggtggaagcagcctcttacaagtcgataaccaagaaagtggtgaCTGATTTCGTTCACAACAATGTGACATGCAGATTTAGAGTgccagaatccatcattactgataacagtgcaaatctcaacagtcattTGATGAGAGAGATATGTGAGCAATTTAAGGTCACTCATCGAAATTCAACTGTTTATCGCCCCCAAATGAATGGAGTTGTAGAGGCCgccaataagaatatcaaaaagatcTTGAGGAAGATGATTGACAAACATCGACGTTGGCATGAAATATTGCCATACGCTTTACTGGGTTATCAAACGACGGTCAGAACATCGACTGGTgctactccatacttgctagtatatGGAACAGAGGCAGTCATACCTGCTGAAGTTGAGATACCGTCACTgagaatcatccaagaagctgagttAAGTAACGCTGAATGGGTTACCAAATGGATTGATCAACtaactttgattgatgagaagagaattGTTGTCGTCTGCCATGGCCAGTTGTATAGACAGAGAATGACTCATGCCTTTCACAAGAGAGTAAGagaaagaaattttgaaattggccagttggttcttaagcgtattttccctcatcaagacgagtacaaaggaaagttcgcaccaaactatcaaggtccttacatggttcataaagtattatctggaggtgctttggtcctgTCAGAGGTGGATGGTAGTGTATGGACTAAACCTATCAACCCAGATGTTGTCAAGAGATACTATGTGTGAAGTTTCATTTTGCATTTTCTgtcatttacttgtaatcattctgtttgcttgtattttttccatttcaatTGTTTTCCCtcttgtaatgaactacgtctgacctgaattctagagaacgagatacgtaggcggcctatgtccgcttcggtcaccccatttatcccctttaattatttctttgtatccgaactacgttcgacctgaattctcaagaatgagatacgtaggcatcCTATGTAGGCCTCGGTCGGTTTACTTTGTAAAtgcttgttatttttgttaaccTTTAAAGGGGAACTacatttgacctgattcctgcctcaacgggatacgtaggcgccacaagggttcggtcataactcccgtaagatttctattcccCCTTTACAATAGAAATTGGGACAAATTTTGACAGGGACTCAAAATTTTCCAGAAGAATTTTCCCCTTCAGCAGGTCAAACTAAAGATATTTTGAGATCTacaactgggacagaatttttgagaagatctcaagGATTCTGCGATCTGCTCAGTTACAATGAAAAGTTAGGCAAGACAGTAAACtaggacagaaattttgagaatggcctcaaaatttaattatggGCCTTACCTATAAGTCCGGAGAGACTCTGAAGATTCACTGGCAAATGATAAGATAGACCTCTGATTGTCAGGCTCAATGACGCTTGTTAAGCCTGATATGACATGACTGGGCAGTGACCTTTTCAAgataatatttcttaaaaattttatttctcttagattttcttttttatgtttcatttgttttggcataaaatattttgtcttatctatCAAAGAGTCGGGAAATCAGGAAATCAACTGGAGATATCACAACAAGGAGCAAACAACTGAAgaaatcgacacagatcagtatgtttaaaactgacaatttttcAGTGGACGCAAGTTTATATCTTTGCTTTGAAATTGGCAAATTCTCATGATGAATGAATACAGAGAACTCCAAAGAAGAGAAaactatccccaaaatcagtAATTTTACTTAGAGCAGGAAGCATTTTATATCGTTTATGTCGGAAAGTTGGGAATatgatttgtttatttcaagCAATTTCCAACAATATGAAATTAACAAAGAGTGTCTagccagattcaaaggtgaatcaaatAGGAATATCAACGAAGATTTCACGATTTCCCTAAAAGACGCTATTTGCATTACATTGTCAAACAAGATAGTTATTGTCAATCAAGATAATGCATAACCCTAGAGGGgatagttattttattatcgatcaaggcgatatattatttggaggtcGTCTTGCCGTTATCATCAACAGAGACGATAtgaatattcatgcattgtgagttaaaaattatgcatcgcagaaaatcatgcatcgcggaaaatcatgcatcgcgaaaaacCATGCATCGTGGAAAATCATGCTTTGCGGAAAACCATGCATCatggaaaatcatgcatcgcagaaaaccatgcatcgcgaaaaatcatgcatcgccaGAAAAGAATTATGcgcgacgagaagatttcatgcctcgacaaaatttatacatcacgAGAAGGTTTCACGTCTCATCAAATTTATACATTGCGAGAAGAttttatacctcgctggaatttatgaatcgcgagaagattcatacCTCActggaatttatgcatcacgaaaAGAATCTatgcctcgttgaaaatcatgcatcgcgaaaaatcatgcatcgcgagtcaataattttgtgccacgagaagatttcatgcctcgtcaaatttataaatcgcgagaagattcgatacctcgctggaatttatgcatcgccAAAAGACTTCATACCTCGATGGAATTTACGCATCGCAAGAAGACTTCACAACTCgctgaaatttatgcatcatgAAAAGATACCTCACAGGAATTTACatatcgcgggaagatattcatgccccacaAGAAGGTATGcacaaataaagaaagagaaatcgTGTATTCCAAGAGGAATATTTATTCATCGGCCTCAGctgcattcttttatttttgataaagtaaACATTAAGAAGAGCGTCGAAGATGACGTCAAAAGAAATACCGTCATTGCatcagcatttatttatttatttcgacatcAAGTATAGATAACATTGAAGATTTTATTGCAAAAACAAgtcataagctttatttgctgtacgtcagaccgatcgagtcgacgtcgaatattgaggagaacaatgaagtgtcgacatggtaaaaagacattgtctcccatcctaattgtattttaagctgacgagttttatatcagtctttgtcgagagtatccaaaaggatgaattctccaaaaaccataggtgcggacgacatcaaaaaggatgcagcacaacgtggaacttttccTTAGCTGCGAACTGAGACACAGTCCgaagaggaatgtcaaactcttaggataCGAGCAGTAGAGcaacttccaccacaatcgaaccaACCCTATCTTAAGGCATGTGGGTTCTTCTTTAGTTTTGTCAGTTTCAGTCTCGCATCCAGAAGTTTCGATTTACCGGGAGCAACTCTCCAATCTGAGTGATGACGCACCAAGAGTTTTGAAAGTTAGGTTCGTGTAAGTTCTTACCTATGGATGTGAAGAgctccacattcatggctaagagttTACAAGCCTtttttcatactcgtttaatttgtcacttgtccaaagccgaaggttatctagcataatagatttccttttaaACCAATCGAGCCGAACTACACACAACCTGATTCCTGgaggtttaaggatatgtaggcgaaTCCAATGTGGAAAACTCGGTTGTATCccaacattcgctctcgaattttattctcgagcatttcCATACCTTCATAATTCAGTCGGTGGCTTttgaattctttcaaaatcgtgcgttaaatcaagcttatcgaactacaagtggcatgaattctcatatagcctgagatatgtaggaaccCCTTTTCAAGGGTTCGGCCATGATTCCTAAACCCTTTGTCAAATCCTTCCCTTAAAGATGAATggggttggtcaaaattggtttggtcgatttcattttcctcgaaatgcttgcatcaacccaagtaaaatgagggacagttgttgacacccaatttcgaCCCCCGCCAGTATAAATTAGTTTTCGAGCATCTTAAATttccaaacaatttaaaataattaatttttataaattttgcaaagaaaaataataatgtatgcaCGTTGTGTTATTTTGAATACTTTTGCCATTTTCCTTATAATTctttttagataatatatattttacataattatgtatatagttgGTATACTTTATGATTAAttctcaaaatatattaaattttagaaagtattttatttaactaatttagtttaaattatggttataCCTTGAATCACTATtttacaattaaataaattatattactaaaataaaaaagctcgttgattaattaatacaaattcattttttatttaaggtttagccaaatttattttattagctCAAATTGGCCATTTATTATATCTAACCCATTTTTCCCTTAAACTCATTTAAAAGGACCAGATTTGGGCCTCTTCCATTTTGTTCTTTTGTCCCaagtttgttttttaattttaggcCCATCCCAATTCCCCTAAATAACCCATCAGCCGCCCCAGGACCATTTTTATTTCCTCTCATTCAAGCCCACTCCcaattccttttttatttaattacccAGGCCCaaacattctttttttaattagcagcccacttcttttcttttcccttctATTCCAGCCCACCTCACTTCTTTTAAAACAGCCCACCTTTATTTTCCCCCTACCCGGCCCACTAAATCTAAACTCGACCCAAATTCCCCCTCTTTTTTCCCCTTTCACCACGCGACTCCCACCAGAAAAAACAAGAACTGTACCCAGAGCCTACGCATAAGAAAAATTCCCAGAAACCCCTCCCGTCTCCTTCAATCGCAAAAACTCTCCCCAAATGCCCTCCTCTCTTTCCTTCCCTCTATCGCGCGTGGAGGAATGAAGCAGCAACGGCTCCTTTGTGTCATCTACCTCTGTAATTCGTACAACAGTACGCTCGCGCTATCCTGGCAGCAAGGGAGGcagcaaatttttttttgtccttgATGTCGAGATTGCGCCACGAAGCTCGTAAGGATGCCCCAATCGATCTAGAACGTCCACCTCGCCTCCCAATCCGTTAGGAATTTGGCATCCAAATGGCATATTCCCTCAGCCTTTGGATAAGGTTGGAATTCGACATTCAAACAGGGATGGGCCTGATTTTGGCATCCTCCAGCCCTCTCTTTTGAAAAACCATATTAATTCTTCTATATAAACCCCCGTCTTCTTCAGAAAAGGGGTTAGGGGAAATTTGGAGATTTTTTATCATAGAGGAAGATATACAGAGAGTTCTTTTTCGGAGAGGGAGAAATTTTATATCCTGTTATACATAGAGAACGTTTTCTTTAAGAAATTCGGTTGTAGGAAGATTTGTAATAGCTTAACCACACCTATATATGTCTATTAAAGtcaaattcaaaatagaagATCGTTAAGTTCTGATTATCATCCTAATACAAAGTGGTGCAGTGGAAGGTCATCCCCTGCTCATCTGCCTCTACTTCGCTGCCCTAAAAAAGGTATAATTTTCATGTTTGATCAGCTTTCTTTATGGAACTCGAACTGTGGCCTTTGTTGCTGTAAATATGAGATGTTACACCTGTTGGCTTTGCTTGAATTCGAGATGTGTTGTGTTATGGTTTGTTTTGTTGAGTTTGCTTGTTCCGTGTTGTTCCCTATTTTTTTCTGAGTTTGTAATGGCACCGTCGCAATCATTCTTATCGTATTAGTCTTAGCTTGTTCTGTTTTTGAAGAGCCATAGCTCGATAATGTGATGTTGCATTCTTCATTCTCTCAGGATTATTAGAGATGCTCAAGTTTCTTTAAGTTGCAAAGGGTGTACATATTACATTTCTTTGATGTAATGGTTATTGTATTTTCTGTTCAAAAAATTGAACAAGCTTCAAGTTGGTCAGTGTGTTCCTGATCGCTTGATGTTCTTTTATTTCCTACTAGTTTAGTTTTGTTTCATGATCTTTCGTCTGGAATGTGTTTGGTAATTGTTAGTATAACTTATTTATGAGTCTTCATTTAAAGGAAGTCCTATCTTCTAGTTGAATAATCTAAGCCTTTATATTGTGTAAACTGATTATCTATTGGTGTTTATTTTTGCATGGTTTGGGTAGtgaaaacatatatacatagcATGTTGGATATTTCATGGTCACCCAGTATTTGTTCGAAATATCCCTTTGGCCATTTTCTAGTTTGGGTTATCCTTATACTTTGACAGTATAtgcatttttttgtttatatttctttatCCTTCTTTGTTTTGAGGTCCGAAGGATGCCACCTTGGTGCTTGGGTTTCCTTCAAAATTAGGCATCCTTGGTTATTGCTTATTGCTTATTGCTTAATGGTTTGTAAATTTGCTTTAGTTCATAACTTGTTTCGTTTGTTATGTTGTCTCATGTGCTACTCCATTTTCGTTTGATTG is part of the Solanum lycopersicum chromosome 1, SLM_r2.1 genome and harbors:
- the LOC138344079 gene encoding uncharacterized protein; the protein is MSYQSHKQALMKVLDNTYVPSGTSSDNVAAMIHQVIRGHRISFCDDELPAEGRSHNKALHITAICHGKVVNRVLVVDESGLNICSLSTLRQLRFDFGNLEQMQVNVRAFDNVQRDTLGEVNLTLQMGPTEFSAKFQVLYIDTSYNLLLGRLFIHMVGAVPSTLHQMMKLVWKNEELVLHGEGNHLGKQVSVINEMLQGANFYTVELVNTTDDDLSPADPHANRIQNDSHDDAAEWVRASNISYRPTNVMSCHELNEQNETNDDKVDDYEEESREPDYVSEEFWQFKNQHKPNLEETEMVNLGDSECVKEIKEEITKQIESRLVEVTQYPFWLGNVVSVAKKDGKIRICVDYRDLNKASPKDYFPLQNIHILIDNCAKHEMQSFVDCYVGYQQILMDEEDVEKMAFITPWGVYHYRLKSFGLKNTGATYMRAMKTIVHDMIHREIEVAFGCVLGQHDETGKKEKAIYYISKKFTPYESRYTLLERTCCALTCWRLFFDGAANHQGKGIGAVLVSESGQHYPMEAKLRFNCTNNMEEYEAYIFGLEMAIDMNVYELLFIGDSDLLIHQVQGEWAVKNPKIIPYLDIELKEHLVHCSHVESEPDGLPWYFDIKRYLESRTYPKDPTSNQKKSIRRISLNFFLSGEVLYRRTPDLGLLRCVDVVKAVRLIEQIHAGICGTHMNGITLA